The following coding sequences lie in one Thermosulfuriphilus ammonigenes genomic window:
- a CDS encoding YbhB/YbcL family Raf kinase inhibitor-like protein, translated as MRITSPAFVDGGRIPTKYVMPRAGGENLSPPLSWEGEPEGTKSFAISCVDPHPIARNWVHWLVINIPASVHRLPEGASGRSMPASARELKNSFGFVGYGGPQPPPGTGDHPYVFTVYALSVEVLDLPEDISLEEFLGAIEPYILDKVSLTGYYSR; from the coding sequence ATGAGGATAACCTCGCCGGCCTTTGTAGATGGCGGCCGCATTCCCACCAAATATGTTATGCCTCGGGCCGGAGGAGAGAACCTCTCCCCTCCGCTTAGCTGGGAGGGAGAGCCTGAAGGGACAAAATCTTTTGCCATCTCCTGTGTCGATCCGCATCCTATTGCTAGAAATTGGGTCCATTGGCTGGTGATTAATATTCCGGCCTCAGTTCACCGTCTGCCGGAAGGAGCTTCGGGGCGGTCTATGCCGGCTTCGGCCCGGGAGCTTAAGAATTCCTTTGGGTTTGTGGGCTATGGAGGTCCTCAGCCACCGCCGGGAACAGGAGATCATCCTTACGTCTTTACCGTCTATGCCCTCTCGGTGGAGGTTCTCGATTTGCCCGAGGATATTTCTTTGGAAGAGTTTTTGGGGGCTATAGAGCCCTATATACTCGACAAAGTAAGCCTAACCGGTTACTACAGTCGATAA
- a CDS encoding ATP-grasp domain-containing protein, with protein MSAPRVISSNKAFREHYHDLTRGDLVLGVLNLTPCEETLFVDLLTRGVRFIPSALSQLLSKSKAFQAQVYQSIMFPRTKVIRNRYDLILAINEYQEAGVGEVVTKQDRANCGLGIHRWRHVEDVYNQACFGTLAYPFVLQPFVPGVRDVRVIILDDYVEAYWRHNPVNFRNNLYHGGLSGPYDLSDEELTFCRQAMKRGGFPYAHLDLMLPEGGGLYLSEISLRGGLKGARIGKEEYRRRIEAIHQGLAEKYLASVSSPSRVE; from the coding sequence ATGTCCGCCCCTCGGGTCATCTCTTCCAACAAGGCCTTCCGGGAACACTATCATGATCTGACTCGGGGGGATCTTGTTCTCGGAGTTCTTAACCTTACCCCCTGTGAGGAGACCCTCTTTGTTGATCTTCTCACCCGAGGGGTGAGGTTTATCCCCTCTGCTTTAAGTCAACTTCTTTCCAAATCCAAGGCCTTTCAGGCTCAGGTCTATCAGAGCATCATGTTCCCCCGAACAAAAGTCATCCGTAACCGTTATGATCTTATCCTGGCCATCAACGAATACCAGGAGGCCGGGGTGGGGGAGGTGGTCACCAAGCAGGATCGGGCCAACTGTGGCCTGGGCATTCATCGCTGGCGGCACGTGGAAGATGTCTATAACCAGGCCTGCTTCGGGACTTTGGCCTACCCCTTTGTGCTCCAGCCCTTTGTCCCTGGGGTAAGGGATGTCCGGGTAATAATCCTGGATGATTACGTCGAGGCCTACTGGCGCCACAATCCAGTCAATTTTCGCAACAATCTCTATCATGGAGGGCTCTCCGGGCCTTATGACCTTTCAGATGAGGAGCTGACCTTTTGTCGCCAGGCTATGAAAAGGGGGGGCTTTCCTTATGCCCACCTCGATCTCATGCTTCCTGAAGGTGGCGGCCTTTATCTTTCGGAGATCAGCTTAAGGGGCGGTCTCAAGGGGGCCCGGATCGGCAAGGAAGAGTATCGTCGTCGTATTGAGGCCATTCACCAGGGCCTGGCCGAGAAATACCTGGCTTCCGTCTCATCTCCTTCTCGGGTAGAGTAA
- a CDS encoding ParA family protein, translated as MEHVRIFAIANQKGGVGKTTTAINLAAGVAILGKRVLLIDSDPQANATSGLGAEVAEGHLYHLLLGEIQAQELLRETEVPGLLLLPAQIDLIGVEAELLGFKGRERCLAQGLFPLAERFDYCFIDCPPSLGLLTINALSAAHGVIIPLQCEYYALEGLGLLVQTIRRVKQSLNPRLFIQGLVLTMYDKRNRLTHQVRREVTNHFGQLVYQTVIPRNVRLSEAPSHGKPIFLYDVHSRGAMAYMELAKEFLKREMIRREKKKSAGKRS; from the coding sequence GTGGAACACGTGCGCATTTTCGCCATTGCCAATCAGAAGGGAGGAGTAGGGAAGACCACCACGGCCATCAATCTGGCCGCTGGGGTGGCCATTTTGGGCAAGCGGGTTCTGTTGATTGACAGTGACCCCCAGGCCAACGCCACCAGTGGTCTGGGGGCGGAGGTGGCGGAAGGGCATCTTTATCATCTCTTGTTGGGGGAGATTCAGGCCCAGGAGCTTCTCCGGGAGACAGAGGTTCCCGGCCTTTTGTTGCTACCGGCCCAGATAGACCTTATTGGGGTGGAGGCCGAGCTTTTGGGTTTTAAGGGGCGGGAGCGGTGTTTGGCTCAGGGGTTGTTTCCTCTGGCAGAAAGATTTGACTATTGCTTTATTGATTGTCCCCCCTCCCTTGGGCTTCTTACTATCAATGCCCTCTCTGCGGCCCATGGGGTGATTATTCCTCTTCAGTGTGAATACTATGCCCTAGAGGGGCTGGGCCTTCTGGTTCAGACCATTCGTCGGGTAAAACAGAGCCTTAATCCCCGGCTTTTTATCCAGGGTCTAGTGCTGACCATGTATGATAAACGTAACCGGCTTACCCATCAGGTGCGCCGGGAGGTCACCAACCACTTTGGCCAGCTTGTCTATCAGACAGTCATCCCCCGCAACGTGCGTTTGAGTGAGGCTCCCAGTCATGGTAAGCCCATCTTCCTCTACGATGTGCATTCCCGGGGAGCCATGGCCTACATGGAGCTGGCCAAGGAATTCCTGAAAAGGGAGATGATCAGGCGTGAAAAAAAGAAATCCGCTGGGAAGAGGTCTTGA
- a CDS encoding ParB/RepB/Spo0J family partition protein, which translates to MKKRNPLGRGLDALLPSEEVFGAQPQESYFLCPLEAIRANPYQPRRRIDEGELKELANSIKEKGLLQPLVVREISPGTYELIAGERRWRAAQLAGLDRVPVVIKDVSPAEVLELALIENIQRADLNPLEEAEAYARLIDEFGLTQEEVARRVGKDRSTVANFLRLLKLPGYLQEDLLEGRLSMGHARALLAVKDPSRQRQLRDMVLEKGLSVRQLERLVATTPETRSRAVSEDPNLRALSEELSHILGSRVRIISGRKKGRLLIEFSSPDEFERIVARLRGLKGEDSWESI; encoded by the coding sequence GTGAAAAAAAGAAATCCGCTGGGAAGAGGTCTTGATGCCCTTTTACCTTCGGAAGAGGTCTTTGGGGCCCAGCCCCAGGAGAGCTATTTTCTCTGTCCATTAGAGGCCATAAGGGCCAATCCCTATCAGCCGCGTCGGCGGATCGACGAGGGAGAGCTTAAGGAGCTGGCCAACTCTATTAAAGAGAAGGGACTTCTTCAGCCCCTGGTGGTCCGGGAGATCTCTCCGGGCACTTATGAGCTTATCGCTGGAGAGCGACGCTGGCGGGCGGCCCAGCTGGCCGGGCTTGACCGGGTTCCGGTGGTTATCAAAGACGTCTCGCCGGCGGAGGTTCTGGAGCTGGCCCTCATCGAGAATATCCAGCGGGCTGATCTCAACCCCTTAGAGGAGGCGGAGGCCTACGCCCGTCTGATTGATGAATTCGGCCTAACCCAGGAGGAGGTGGCCCGACGGGTGGGCAAGGACCGTTCTACGGTGGCCAATTTTCTTCGCCTGCTTAAGCTCCCAGGTTATCTGCAAGAGGATCTACTGGAGGGCCGCCTTTCCATGGGACACGCTCGGGCCCTGCTGGCCGTCAAGGACCCCTCCCGCCAGCGGCAGCTGCGAGATATGGTTCTAGAGAAGGGGCTCTCGGTGCGCCAGTTGGAGCGTCTTGTTGCGACAACCCCTGAAACCCGCTCTCGAGCGGTCTCCGAAGACCCCAACCTCCGGGCCCTCTCTGAGGAACTCTCTCATATTTTGGGTTCCCGGGTGAGGATTATCTCTGGTCGAAAGAAGGGGCGATTGCTTATAGAATTTTCCTCTCCTGATGAGTTTGAGCGAATTGTCGCCCGCTTAAGAGGCCTTAAAGGTGAGGATTCATGGGAATCCATCTGA
- a CDS encoding NYN domain-containing protein — protein MGIHLIIDGYNLIRQSPALRAAEAEAIESGREALLDLLWRYKKVKGHQVTVVFDAWGSREARRQRQTIKGIKVIYSRAGETADEVIRELVRKEGQRAIVVSSDREVQAYAERFGATSISSPEFESRLELALYQDLKGLEEDDLPPQGRGKKLPKKLRRRQARLRKL, from the coding sequence ATGGGAATCCATCTGATAATCGACGGCTATAATCTTATCCGTCAGTCTCCGGCCCTTCGGGCGGCGGAGGCCGAGGCCATTGAGAGCGGGCGAGAAGCCCTCTTAGACCTCTTGTGGCGTTATAAAAAGGTCAAGGGACACCAGGTTACCGTTGTCTTTGATGCCTGGGGATCTAGAGAGGCCCGACGCCAGCGGCAGACCATAAAGGGAATCAAGGTTATCTATTCCCGGGCCGGAGAGACGGCAGATGAGGTTATCAGGGAGCTGGTCCGTAAGGAGGGTCAGCGGGCGATAGTTGTCTCCTCAGATCGAGAGGTGCAGGCCTATGCCGAACGCTTCGGAGCGACAAGCATCTCATCTCCGGAGTTTGAGTCTCGGCTGGAGCTGGCCCTTTATCAGGACCTGAAAGGCCTTGAGGAAGACGATCTGCCCCCTCAGGGCCGGGGCAAAAAGCTACCCAAAAAGTTACGTCGCCGTCAGGCCCGGTTGCGCAAGCTTTAG
- a CDS encoding radical SAM protein: MPYYLRAIDSCGLILSYRCQCACRHCLYAAGPAWSEWMAPDFLDELLRGIKRVWKRPRGLHLAGGEPFLNFELLLLGVSRCRELGLPIEYVETNGGWAVDEARARERLVLLREAGLERLLISLSPFHAETIPLQVTLRAIALAREVFGEENIIVYLPHLEPIMAQLGKERPVCLSKYLQRFGPRETGRILFEGYGLIPGGRAGLLLGALLEGRPLSRFAGQNCLREIIFSRHAHFDPYGNYIPLFCGGLSLGRFRDLYRFVKELDVQTLPLARILVEEGPYGLAQMAMVDYGFEPAPEGYVGKCHLCVDVRRHLVARGADFQELAPKAFYEHLFDRPPLRP, encoded by the coding sequence ATGCCGTATTACCTTCGAGCCATTGACTCCTGTGGTCTTATCCTCAGCTATCGTTGTCAGTGTGCCTGCCGTCACTGTCTCTACGCCGCCGGCCCTGCTTGGTCGGAGTGGATGGCGCCCGATTTTCTGGATGAACTCCTGAGGGGAATAAAGCGGGTCTGGAAGCGCCCTCGCGGGCTTCATCTGGCCGGGGGAGAGCCTTTCCTCAACTTTGAGCTCCTCCTTCTGGGAGTCTCGCGCTGTCGGGAGCTCGGTTTGCCGATAGAGTATGTGGAGACTAATGGGGGCTGGGCTGTAGATGAAGCCCGGGCCCGGGAGCGCCTGGTCCTTCTCCGCGAGGCCGGCTTGGAGCGCCTTCTTATAAGTCTGAGCCCCTTTCATGCGGAGACTATCCCCCTTCAGGTTACTTTGCGGGCCATCGCTCTGGCTCGAGAGGTCTTCGGAGAGGAAAACATCATTGTCTATCTGCCTCATCTTGAGCCAATTATGGCCCAGCTAGGCAAGGAGAGGCCGGTCTGTCTCTCAAAATACCTCCAACGTTTTGGCCCCCGGGAGACGGGGCGTATCCTGTTTGAGGGCTACGGTCTTATTCCTGGCGGTCGGGCCGGACTCCTCTTGGGGGCCTTGCTAGAGGGCCGCCCCTTATCTCGCTTTGCGGGACAGAACTGTCTGCGAGAGATCATCTTCTCGCGCCATGCCCATTTTGATCCTTATGGGAATTATATCCCCCTTTTCTGTGGCGGGCTTTCCCTGGGAAGATTTAGAGACCTTTATCGTTTCGTTAAAGAACTTGATGTCCAGACTCTGCCTCTGGCCAGAATTCTTGTAGAAGAAGGCCCTTATGGTCTGGCCCAAATGGCTATGGTTGACTATGGCTTTGAACCTGCCCCGGAAGGCTATGTGGGTAAGTGCCATCTGTGTGTAGATGTCAGGCGGCATCTGGTGGCCCGGGGAGCCGATTTTCAGGAGTTGGCTCCCAAGGCCTTCTATGAGCACCTCTTTGACCGCCCCCCTCTTCGGCCTTAG
- a CDS encoding DUF429 domain-containing protein — MILLGIDGCPQGWIIASARPTPQGLKDHLLKVVSSLKVLAGLTEAAILAIDIPIGLLESPRPGGRVCDQLARKILGHPRRASIFSPPTRPALTAKDFPQARKLSGGRLNRQAYGLLKRIKEVDELIPLLPKGVRIYEVHPEVSFWALALGPLKASKHSPEGHLSRLQLLQRSGLFPFWLLNTRLPGVKGHDIADSLAALWTAWRIFCGRARRIPRCPPRDSRGLSMAIWF, encoded by the coding sequence ATGATACTTCTGGGAATCGACGGTTGTCCTCAGGGCTGGATCATCGCTTCGGCCCGACCAACCCCTCAGGGCCTCAAAGACCATCTCCTTAAGGTTGTCAGCTCGCTAAAAGTTCTGGCCGGGCTGACCGAGGCGGCCATCTTGGCCATTGATATTCCCATCGGACTCCTGGAAAGCCCCCGGCCAGGGGGAAGAGTCTGCGACCAGCTGGCCCGCAAGATCCTAGGGCATCCCCGGAGGGCCAGCATATTTAGTCCACCGACCCGTCCGGCCTTGACCGCCAAAGATTTTCCGCAGGCTCGCAAGCTCTCTGGGGGCCGTCTTAATCGGCAGGCCTATGGTCTCCTTAAACGCATAAAGGAGGTGGACGAGCTCATCCCCCTTTTGCCAAAGGGGGTGCGGATCTACGAGGTCCATCCAGAAGTCTCTTTTTGGGCCCTGGCCCTTGGCCCCCTTAAGGCCAGCAAACATTCCCCGGAGGGGCACCTGTCTCGCCTCCAGCTTCTCCAGCGCAGCGGCCTCTTCCCCTTTTGGCTACTGAATACTCGCCTTCCAGGGGTCAAAGGCCACGACATTGCTGATTCCCTAGCCGCCCTCTGGACGGCCTGGCGCATTTTTTGCGGCCGGGCGCGGAGAATTCCCAGGTGCCCTCCTCGAGATAGCCGGGGGCTGAGCATGGCCATCTGGTTCTAA